The segment TCCTGTCAAATTTTCCCGGGCTATCGTTCTATAAAACTCCTAACGATTTCATCTGACATTGACTGCACCCAGAGTCGCGGCTGTTTGAACGGTGAAAATTGCTTTTGAAACTGCTTTGCCGACCAACTCCCCTTCTGCGATCGCCTTAATTCGCGATCGTGCTTCAGGACGTTCTTCAGGCGTGAACACCGCATCGGTCAGGTGAGAGGCTTGCATCAAACTAATCAATGCTGCCATTCGAGAATTCAGTCCAATGCCTTCTAATACGGCTGCACGAACTTGCTGGACAATCTCGCGTTGAATGGATTCATCGGTGAGAAAATATCGCTGCGTTGGGAACAGTCCAAAAATGCGTTGCTCTTGTCGTTCTAAAACACCTAAATCAACTAAGTTTTGCAACACAATCGTTTGAATGCCCAGGTATCTTCGTCTCCAGCGAGTCACCCAGAACCTTGCAGTTCGAGGACGAGACGATGCTAGGACTTCACTGAGGCGTTGATCTAAGAATTCATTGCCTGTATTGCCTGCGGTTCCTGCGGAGTTGCGCAAAGCGCTAACCGCACCGATCACACGATTATCGTTGTCGATCTCAAGTTTGCCTTGCAGTACTAAGTCTAGTAATAAAGAACCAACCAAGCCATAATCGAGCGCAGAGTACCAAGAGAAGCGAGTTTTCCCAGTTTGAGGATTGAGTGCAAGAAGAATTAAGTCCTGTGAAAGATATTGCATGATGAATTCCTTTCGCATTGAGCAATTGTTATAGCTCAGTAACAGCAGCATCGAATCGTGTTGGATCTATAGTGATGAAAGTAGAGATCCTAGATTTATCTTTTGACTGCATGACAGTTTGCATACATTCAATATAGGAAATTGCTTTCAGTCCGTCGTCTACAGTGGGTTAAATTTTTTACAGTACAAATTGATATAGTAACTCTGCGATCGCAAAGTAGAAGACTGGTTATAACTTAAGTTAGAATCCGAATTCGATCGAAAGTACACTCTACAAACTGACAATGCCGCGTTTAACGGCAACAATCACAGCTTGAGTGCGATCGCCCACATCTAACTTATTCAAAATCCGATTCACATGAGATTTAACCGTACCTTCCCCAATACTCAAAGCAGTGGCAATCTCAGCATTACTCATTCCCTGAGCCAGTAAGCGGAGTACTTCTAGCTCTCTTTCACTCAGTTCTGGATTGCTGAGGCGTTGTGCTAACTTTGCGCCCACATCAGGCGGAATATACTGCTGACCCCGATGAACGGTGCGAATCGCATTCAGAAGCTCGTCCGGTTCAGTTTCTTTCAACAGATACCCTTTGGCTCCTGCCTGCAATCCCCGATAAATATCTTCGTCACTATCATAGGTGGTCAGCACAATAATCCGAGCGGATTTAGCGATCGCACAAATTGCAGTAATGGCGGCAACTCCTTCCATTTCTGGCATTCGCAGATCCATCAGCGTGACATCCGGTTGATGTTCCTCAAATAGCGCGATCGCCTGTTCCCCATTTTCCGCTTGGGCAATCACGTTCATATCTGGATCACGGTTAATAATTGTGGCTAATCCTTGCCGAAAAATGGCATGATCGTCTGCAATCAGAACCCGAATGGCTTGATTCATCGTGTTGCTACTCCCGATTAACGGTGACAATCATCTGCGTTCCCTGTCCAGGTTGACTCCTAATTGTGAGTTGTGCGCCGATGCGCTCTGCCCGTTCGCTCATGCCGAGTAAGCCAAACCCCTTAGAGGAGGGAATGCTACCGACTCCAAAGCCCTGCCCATTGTCTTTCACGCGCAAGCAAAATTGATCGCGATCGTAGACTAGCTCCACTCGGATTTCGTCAGCGTTGGCGTGCTTGATCGCATTGGTTAATGCTTCCTGCCCAATTCGCAGTAGGTTACTCTCTACTTCAGTTGATAGAGTATACGCTGTCCCCTTGACTTCATAATACAAAGTGGTATCGTTTGCAGCCGCTCTGATTTGAGTTACGAGACGATGTAGAGCGTTCTGTAGACTGCCTTCTTCTAAAAGCTGAGGACGGAGTGCAACGACCGATCGCCGTGCTTCAGTCAGTCCAGTTCGCGCCAATTCTTTGATCAGGTCTAGGTGCGCCTGGGTTGCTTCTACATCATCCGTTAGCACCTGGTTTGCCGCTCCGACTTGAGCCAGAATGCCTGTAAACGACTGAGCAAGGGTGTCGTGAATCTCGCGTGCCATACGGTTGCGTTCTTCCAGAATCGAGGTGGCTTCTGCTTGCTTTTGCGGCGTAATATCTCGCGCCAACCAAATCACCTGCTCATGCCGAATCGGGGAAATGCGAGCCGAAAACCAGATTTCTCGTCCAGCTATCCACTGACTGTATTCAACTGTAAGTACTTGTTGAGTTCTCAACACCTGCTGAATATAACTCAGGAATTCATCAGCTTGTTCCCTGTCATAGAGTCGATGCAGTGTCTTACCAATATACTCCTCCCGATATAACTCTCCATAGGACGGATTCCCTTTGATTGCACAGATCAATTGCCCCTCACCATTGAAGATACACATTGGATCGGGAATGGCTGAAAAGAGCGATCGCAGTTCTGCTTCAGAGGCTTGCAACGCGACTTCTGCCTGTTTACGATCGCTAATATCCGCAATCACTCCTTCGATGTAGTCATCCCCTGTATTCAGATAAGAAGAGAAAAGCCCCCAAAAGACTGTCCCATCTCGTTTTCGCATCTGTGCTTCATAGCTTCGCACTTCCCCATCCCGCTTCATCACCTCGATGCCTTGTTGGCGATCTCTGAGATTGACCCAGTAGCCTGTAGTGTGTTCAATCCCAATCATCTCCTGGGGTGAATCAAAGCCAAACAGATCGGCAAAGCGTTGATTAGCATCGAGAATTAATCCATCACCGATACGAGTACGGTAGATACCAACCTGCGAGTTTGCAAAGATGTTGCGGAACTTGGCTTCACTGCGTTGTAATGCCTCTTCTGCTTGTCTACGCTGAGTGGTGTCATTGCCCACCGATAAGATTTCAACGACATCTCCCTGGTCATTAAAAATAGCTTGATTCGACCAGACCATCCAAATGCGCCGACCGTCTCGACACAGGTTTTCACCCTCGCCTTGCGGGTACGATTTGGGATTGCGAAGTAAATCATGGACAAAGGGTTTAACATCGCGTCCAGAGATTTCGATGTCTGGAATGATGGTTTCAAATAAGGTTCGCCCTAAAATCTGATGTTCTTCATAGCCCAGAAGTTTTATCCCATAATCATTGATGTAGCGAATCCGTCCTTGCGGATCATAGCGAATGATGACCGAATTCGCGGTTTGTAGCAGGTTGCGATAATTTGCTTCACTTTGTCGTAATGCGTCTTCTGTTCGTTCGCGATCGATGATCTCCTGCTGTAGAGCTTGAGTTTGTTCTTCTAGTTTCCTTTCCAGTGTTTCGGCATAGTTTGCTAACCGTTCATACCGCCGAGTATTTTCTAGTGAAATTGTTGCTTGAGCTATCAACAGTTCAAGGATTTGTAAGCGATCGCGGGTAAACACTCCGGTACTGAGATTGTTCTCTAGATAAAGGATGCCGATCAGCTGACGTTGCTGAAGAATTGGCATACACAGGAGAGATCGCGTCTGGTGGTGTTGGATGTAAGGAGCAGTTGAAAAAGACAATTCGGTGACTGCATCATCAAGCACTAAAGTTTCTTGAGTGCGTTCTACCGAGTGAATGACGGAGACAGGAATCGTTGCACAATCAGCAACAGCAAGCTTTTCCAGGTCACACTGTCTATTTCCGCTGCATTGAGCGACTACAATGAGTTGATCCTCTTCCAAGAGAATCAGAGCGCCCCTTTCGGCTCCTGCATATTCGATCACCCCCTGCATCAATGTGGCTGTTAATTGCTCAAGATGGATCATTAAATGCTCCTCCGACGAAGGACTGTTAGCCACCTCCCAAAGTATATCGCTTGACAAAATCCAGAAAATTAAGCTTCTGGACGAATTTTTTGAAGGTTTTCCAATGGTTGCATTAAAGCCTTGAATGATGAGATATAGTTTGTCAGATTCTTAAGCCATTAGCGAACCTACTTGGAGATTATCCCAGTGAGGCGTTTGAACTGTTGTGTCAGATGGCTTTAACTAAAGAAACCAACTTATAAGCCGATGCCTACGTCAACATCTCTCTAACAGGAGGAATTTTGCCAATCTGTAAGCAGATCATTCATCAAGGGCTGCTGTTGTCTCAGTCTAACTGATGTTTTGAGAGAGACAAATGTGGTAACACCGATGTCAGCAAGCAGGGCATGAGTTTGCCAGAAACTTTATCCATTCTCACGCAGTTTCCGACGAGTTCGATACGATCGATAAAGCAGCAATTTTTAAGACTCAAGCGATCACTACCAGGATTTGAACTTCAGGACCACAATTAATCGACAACCTCAAATGCGGAGGAATCAGTGATGGGAAATTCACAACGTAGCATGGGTGCGAGTATTGCTTTGGGTTTATCGATTGGAGTTGCAATTGGATTAATCGTAGAAAATCTTGTTTTTGGAATCGGCATTGGTTTAGCTGTTGCGATCGCTCTTAATCTTGTGCTTGAGCAAAGTAAAAGATAAATCTCAACAGAGGCATAATATGTCTTTTGCCATTGGACTGAGCCTCATTACCCACCTGTTTTTTCCCGTTGCTGGTTTAGTTGGGCTGTGGCGAGGAAATGAACTCAGCGCTCTTAATGCCCTATAGTGGGAGATCGCAAGCAAATCAGACCGCCCACTTCTATCACTCGGATTGCTCCAGAGCAGATCTAGCCCTAGCCAAATATTCCATCATCGCTGCATCGACCATTCCTCGACTAACCACTTCAGGCTGCTCCTGTTGCCACATCCGGTTTAAGGCTTGTTCAACTCCAGGATCACCTCCTGTAAACGCTTGGATTAATTCAATTGATCGTCGCGCTAGAGCTTTAACGGGTGCGGCGGTTAGATCAGTCCCTTTCGCCATCTCTACTTGGACTTGATCAAATAAATCTTGCCAGTCAGCTTGAACTTGCTGAATCCGTTCTTCGCCTAATGATTCCTGACGTTGCCGAAGGGATTTCAATTGTTCAGGGGTGTAATATCGTTCCAACATATTCATTGCCTCAATGGTTTGGATGACTGCTTCCACAGATACGGTTTGCATCGAACCCACCGCTTGAGCGATCGCGTCCAGTCGATTGAGCAATTTTTGAGAAAGTTCAATTTGCTCACGCAGGCGGGCAGTATGGAGTTGAATAATGTGATCGAAGGAAAAACTGTGTTGCTCTAGGCACTCACGAATTTCTTCGAGGGAGAAGCCAATTTGCCGCAGCGATACGATTTGCTGCAAGCGAATGATGTCTTCCCTGTCATACAGTCGATAACCTGCTTCAGTGCGATGAGAGGGCGAAAGTAAGCCGATTTCGTCATAGTAATGTAACGTCCGTACCGAGACCCCAGTTTGTTTTGCGAGATCACCGACCTTGAGTGCAACTGATTGCATCTTCCCCTCCTGACCTAGTCCAGACAACCTTAAGCTGTGAATGCATCTATGGTAAGAACCTCACGCTCCGTCAGGGTCAAGGGGTGAAGCCAAAAAGTTTTGAACTGCTCATGTAAGTTTTGTGTTGCAGTTTCACCAAACGATTCTCTGGCAAGTGCAAAACTCGAAAAATCTTTGGGTCGCCACTCGCTCTGTGGAACTTCTTCAATGTAGTAAAAATAATCCCAGAGAATGGCTGCCCAACTGGTGCAGCGTAGCATCCTACCTCCAAGACTTCCTGTGGGTTCGGATGGGCAGGTTCCCGGAGGTAAGCCTTCAAGCTCATAGCTCTCTTCAACGCGAATACAGGGTTCACAGTCCAGGAGAATGCCCTGCATTTCTGCCAGAAAA is part of the Leptolyngbya boryana PCC 6306 genome and harbors:
- a CDS encoding MerR family transcriptional regulator translates to MQSVALKVGDLAKQTGVSVRTLHYYDEIGLLSPSHRTEAGYRLYDREDIIRLQQIVSLRQIGFSLEEIRECLEQHSFSFDHIIQLHTARLREQIELSQKLLNRLDAIAQAVGSMQTVSVEAVIQTIEAMNMLERYYTPEQLKSLRQRQESLGEERIQQVQADWQDLFDQVQVEMAKGTDLTAAPVKALARRSIELIQAFTGGDPGVEQALNRMWQQEQPEVVSRGMVDAAMMEYLARARSALEQSE
- a CDS encoding nucleotidyltransferase domain-containing protein; protein product: MYPGDRITEFLALLHSLGGVITEQTSYGFLAEMQGILLDCEPCIRVEESYELEGLPPGTCPSEPTGSLGGRMLRCTSWAAILWDYFYYIEEVPQSEWRPKDFSSFALARESFGETATQNLHEQFKTFWLHPLTLTEREVLTIDAFTA
- a CDS encoding response regulator, encoding MNQAIRVLIADDHAIFRQGLATIINRDPDMNVIAQAENGEQAIALFEEHQPDVTLMDLRMPEMEGVAAITAICAIAKSARIIVLTTYDSDEDIYRGLQAGAKGYLLKETEPDELLNAIRTVHRGQQYIPPDVGAKLAQRLSNPELSERELEVLRLLAQGMSNAEIATALSIGEGTVKSHVNRILNKLDVGDRTQAVIVAVKRGIVSL
- a CDS encoding PAS domain S-box protein; this translates as MIHLEQLTATLMQGVIEYAGAERGALILLEEDQLIVVAQCSGNRQCDLEKLAVADCATIPVSVIHSVERTQETLVLDDAVTELSFSTAPYIQHHQTRSLLCMPILQQRQLIGILYLENNLSTGVFTRDRLQILELLIAQATISLENTRRYERLANYAETLERKLEEQTQALQQEIIDRERTEDALRQSEANYRNLLQTANSVIIRYDPQGRIRYINDYGIKLLGYEEHQILGRTLFETIIPDIEISGRDVKPFVHDLLRNPKSYPQGEGENLCRDGRRIWMVWSNQAIFNDQGDVVEILSVGNDTTQRRQAEEALQRSEAKFRNIFANSQVGIYRTRIGDGLILDANQRFADLFGFDSPQEMIGIEHTTGYWVNLRDRQQGIEVMKRDGEVRSYEAQMRKRDGTVFWGLFSSYLNTGDDYIEGVIADISDRKQAEVALQASEAELRSLFSAIPDPMCIFNGEGQLICAIKGNPSYGELYREEYIGKTLHRLYDREQADEFLSYIQQVLRTQQVLTVEYSQWIAGREIWFSARISPIRHEQVIWLARDITPQKQAEATSILEERNRMAREIHDTLAQSFTGILAQVGAANQVLTDDVEATQAHLDLIKELARTGLTEARRSVVALRPQLLEEGSLQNALHRLVTQIRAAANDTTLYYEVKGTAYTLSTEVESNLLRIGQEALTNAIKHANADEIRVELVYDRDQFCLRVKDNGQGFGVGSIPSSKGFGLLGMSERAERIGAQLTIRSQPGQGTQMIVTVNRE
- a CDS encoding GOLPH3/VPS74 family protein: MQYLSQDLILLALNPQTGKTRFSWYSALDYGLVGSLLLDLVLQGKLEIDNDNRVIGAVSALRNSAGTAGNTGNEFLDQRLSEVLASSRPRTARFWVTRWRRRYLGIQTIVLQNLVDLGVLERQEQRIFGLFPTQRYFLTDESIQREIVQQVRAAVLEGIGLNSRMAALISLMQASHLTDAVFTPEERPEARSRIKAIAEGELVGKAVSKAIFTVQTAATLGAVNVR